A DNA window from Candidatus Sulfidibacterium hydrothermale contains the following coding sequences:
- the xseA gene encoding exodeoxyribonuclease VII large subunit, whose protein sequence is MPETENNRKIYSLLELSKSISRMIQHTYPDAYWIKAEIAKLNYYPQSGHCYPDLVEKQQGVVKAQIRANLWAGNYGRINQKFVEVTGEPLKDGQKILFLAKINFHERYGLALNILDVEPSFTLGEMAREKQLTIEKLKRENLLDENKKRTLPLLPKRLAVISVETSKGYSDFRNILENNAEGYRFQLTLFPALLQGDGAVQSIRSQLNAIADRSHQFDAVVIIRGGGGDVGLNAYDHYLLAKAVAQCPLPVITGIGHSTNLTVVQMVAYANKITPTEAAHFFLRRFQDFENRVDEAAEKLIRFSQNKLKTEKQAFLQMAGMFENQTRNLFQYYETHWNYVLKNFEQQSVQFLSRQQNHFYRVISSLKYAPIQQTQFEKEKLLNVQKLLQIYVQQRFRREKDRVDHVESKVDLMKPENILKKGYSISTMNGKLLQSVKQVEKGREMITRLFDGEIKSIIK, encoded by the coding sequence ATGCCGGAAACAGAAAATAACCGTAAGATTTACAGCCTGCTGGAGCTTTCTAAAAGCATTAGCCGGATGATACAGCATACCTATCCGGATGCATATTGGATTAAAGCCGAAATTGCCAAGTTGAATTATTATCCCCAAAGCGGCCATTGTTATCCCGATTTGGTGGAAAAGCAGCAAGGAGTGGTTAAAGCCCAGATTCGTGCGAACCTGTGGGCCGGAAATTATGGCCGGATCAATCAAAAGTTTGTGGAGGTGACGGGTGAACCGTTAAAAGACGGACAAAAAATCTTGTTCCTGGCAAAAATCAATTTTCATGAACGTTATGGCTTGGCGTTGAACATCCTGGATGTGGAGCCATCTTTTACTCTGGGCGAAATGGCCCGCGAAAAACAGCTCACCATTGAAAAGCTGAAAAGAGAAAACCTCTTGGATGAAAACAAAAAACGGACTTTGCCATTGTTGCCTAAACGGCTAGCCGTTATTTCTGTGGAAACGAGCAAGGGATACAGCGATTTCCGGAATATTTTGGAAAATAATGCGGAAGGTTATCGGTTTCAGCTGACATTATTTCCGGCTTTGTTACAAGGTGATGGTGCAGTACAATCCATTCGTTCGCAGCTGAACGCCATTGCTGACCGCTCTCATCAGTTTGATGCCGTAGTTATTATCCGGGGTGGAGGTGGTGATGTGGGATTGAATGCCTACGATCATTATCTTCTTGCTAAAGCCGTGGCACAGTGCCCTTTGCCTGTAATTACCGGAATAGGTCATTCTACCAACCTGACCGTTGTGCAGATGGTGGCCTATGCCAACAAAATTACACCTACCGAAGCGGCTCATTTTTTTCTCCGGCGATTTCAGGATTTTGAAAATCGTGTAGATGAGGCTGCAGAAAAGCTGATACGGTTTTCACAAAATAAATTGAAGACTGAAAAACAGGCTTTTCTTCAAATGGCTGGTATGTTTGAAAATCAAACCCGGAATCTTTTTCAATATTATGAAACACACTGGAATTATGTGTTGAAAAATTTTGAACAGCAAAGCGTACAGTTTCTTTCCCGGCAACAAAATCATTTTTATCGTGTTATTTCATCTTTAAAATATGCTCCGATACAACAGACACAATTTGAAAAAGAAAAGCTGTTGAATGTGCAAAAGTTGTTGCAAATATATGTTCAGCAGCGATTTAGGCGGGAAAAAGACCGTGTTGACCACGTGGAGAGCAAGGTTGACCTGATGAAGCCGGAAAATATCCTAAAAAAAGGGTACAGTATTTCCACTATGAATGGAAAACTTTTACAATCGGTAAAGCAGGTAGAAAAAGGCCGGGAAATGATTACCCGTCTGTTCGACGGTGAAATAAAAAGTATTATCAAATAA
- a CDS encoding alpha/beta fold hydrolase codes for MMEKQVDFQGKKINYSVTGTGLPVVLLHGFLENLHIWDDLTGFLQSGFQVIAVDLPGFGKTPVFAENHTMPFMADAVKAVLEAEKVQQAVLVGHSMGGYISLAFAHRFPEMMKALVLFHSHAAGDDEQGKQNRTRTIEVVKKDHKDFIAQFIPLLFAEENVSKYSAEINRLREVSLETSKEGVIAAMAGMRDRDDHLALLKDAGFPVFFVVGKQDSRIPTEKIMKQLALPEHAEAIILEHVGHMGFIEAPDKIFPAVKAFLERCR; via the coding sequence ATGATGGAAAAACAAGTTGATTTTCAAGGAAAAAAGATAAATTATTCCGTAACGGGAACCGGTCTACCGGTAGTTTTGTTGCATGGATTTTTAGAAAACCTGCATATTTGGGATGACTTGACCGGTTTTTTACAGTCCGGTTTTCAGGTGATTGCTGTCGATTTGCCCGGTTTTGGGAAAACACCGGTGTTTGCTGAAAATCACACGATGCCGTTTATGGCTGATGCTGTAAAAGCGGTTTTAGAGGCTGAAAAGGTGCAGCAAGCGGTTCTGGTAGGACACTCTATGGGCGGCTATATTTCGCTGGCTTTTGCCCACCGGTTTCCGGAAATGATGAAAGCACTGGTACTGTTCCATTCGCATGCTGCCGGCGATGATGAGCAGGGCAAGCAAAACCGTACACGGACCATTGAAGTGGTAAAAAAAGACCATAAAGATTTTATAGCACAATTTATTCCGTTGCTTTTTGCGGAAGAAAATGTTTCTAAGTATTCTGCAGAAATCAATCGTTTGCGTGAAGTTTCGCTGGAAACATCCAAGGAGGGTGTGATTGCAGCGATGGCCGGAATGCGCGACCGGGATGATCATCTGGCTTTGTTAAAAGATGCCGGTTTTCCGGTCTTTTTTGTGGTAGGCAAACAGGACTCCCGTATTCCGACTGAAAAGATAATGAAACAGCTGGCCTTGCCGGAGCATGCCGAAGCCATTATTCTTGAACACGTTGGCCACATGGGCTTTATTGAAGCGCCGGACAAAATCTTTCCGGCAGTTAAGGCATTTTTGGAAAGATGCCGGTAA
- a CDS encoding fibrobacter succinogenes major paralogous domain-containing protein: MKKQNKDLINLILIIGFIIITVTSCEKKNVDLVNLTKGKTTAAFNPNLKYGTMTDQDGNVYKTIKIGSQIWMAENLRTIHYRNGDPVINVTENAKWDTTTSGAYCSYNNIKNADSIATYGMLYNWYAVSDPRRLAPTGWHIPTDKEWGILINYLGGDSIAGGKLKERGTEHWESENVGATNESGFTALPSGARNYYDGSFNWINDNTFWWSSTEEDNTYAWYRYINHKSPSVERFSLYVGNKRSGFAIRCIKDY, translated from the coding sequence ATGAAAAAACAAAATAAAGATTTAATAAATCTGATTCTTATAATTGGATTTATTATAATAACAGTGACAAGTTGCGAAAAAAAGAATGTCGACTTGGTAAATTTAACCAAGGGGAAAACCACAGCCGCCTTTAATCCTAATCTTAAATATGGAACGATGACTGACCAAGATGGAAATGTCTATAAAACAATTAAAATTGGTTCTCAGATATGGATGGCTGAAAATCTGCGTACAATTCATTATCGGAATGGAGATCCGGTCATTAATGTAACTGAAAATGCAAAATGGGACACCACCACTTCTGGTGCATATTGTAGTTATAATAACATAAAGAATGCAGATTCTATTGCTACGTATGGAATGTTATATAACTGGTATGCTGTTTCTGACCCAAGAAGATTAGCACCAACGGGTTGGCACATACCTACAGATAAAGAATGGGGAATTTTAATTAACTATTTGGGTGGAGATAGTATTGCAGGTGGAAAATTAAAAGAAAGAGGAACTGAACATTGGGAGAGTGAAAATGTTGGTGCTACCAATGAAAGTGGTTTTACTGCTTTACCAAGTGGGGCTAGAAATTATTATGATGGAAGTTTTAATTGGATTAATGATAACACTTTTTGGTGGTCTTCTACAGAAGAAGACAATACTTACGCTTGGTACCGGTATATTAACCATAAGTCACCAAGTGTCGAAAGATTTTCATTGTATGTTGGAAATAAAAGATCAGGATTTGCTATTCGATGTATAAAAGATTATTAA
- a CDS encoding DUF6508 domain-containing protein → MYNDLKNISSTINKLSKKDWKKLFDLIPEIEQTEDFIESGGWVETADNPEGFVIEPIIEKKIVWDLIDTLDKLDLLIAFNWVNWKEGREIASKKDFENRDTITLLKLISMFIRVNRFFDGELEGRFSDRSMERILKQIKKNVESKL, encoded by the coding sequence ATGTATAATGATCTAAAAAATATTTCTTCAACAATTAATAAGCTATCAAAAAAAGACTGGAAGAAATTATTTGACTTAATTCCTGAAATTGAACAAACGGAAGACTTTATAGAAAGTGGCGGGTGGGTTGAAACCGCCGATAATCCGGAAGGTTTTGTAATAGAACCGATTATTGAAAAAAAGATTGTCTGGGATTTAATAGATACATTGGATAAACTTGATTTATTAATTGCGTTTAATTGGGTTAATTGGAAAGAAGGCAGAGAAATAGCCTCTAAAAAAGATTTTGAAAATCGAGATACGATCACGTTGTTAAAATTGATCTCAATGTTTATTAGAGTTAACCGGTTTTTTGATGGGGAATTGGAAGGGAGATTTTCAGATCGAAGTATGGAAAGAATTTTAAAGCAAATCAAAAAAAACGTTGAAAGTAAGCTGTAA
- a CDS encoding glycosyltransferase family 4 protein: MKAAVITTYPPRECGIATFTENLIRSIPHEADGKKEENNIFVVAMTDKDGAYAYPDIVKYSIRESHQKDYLKAADFINYSADICILQHEFGIFGGNSGVYILPLINRLKVPLMVTFHTVLKEPTFSEKAIITEIGKKADKIVVMSKMAVNFLEEIYQIPRRKITIIEHGFPEFDYQNHDDYKKKFHLEDKISLMTFGLLSRGKGIETVIRALPRVVEKFPQVEYLIIGKTHPGVVRVSGEEYRHFLKRLVQKNKLGKHVVFIDSFLEEKDLCAYLSATDIYITPYPNEAQITSGTLTYAVGAGAAVVSTPYWHAVELLDKGRGVLFPFNDHEALADVLIDLLENPAKMKEIRNKAFNYGKKVTWPLQGKKYLKTAETAIRKHQKPKNYNEKIIDPTLLPSLNLSHVKRLTDATGILQHAKYNIPDYHHGYCLDDNARALLVMTMVHERQKEPEAIDLMSTYLSFINYMQNEDGSFHNFMGYDHQYLDKKGSEDAFGRAVWALGFLLAHAPNDAFFQIAKHLFSRSIQQFNDLQSLRGIANTLMGINYYLKRFPWDEGMVNIMAGMADKLVKAFEKESDAEWQWFEPILTYDNGLLPASLFCTYEKTEQEKYLQIAEKSLSFLDKTIFEGDHISLIGNEGWFKKGGERARFSQQPIDAMAMVLMYEKAYLVSETKKDYLRRMFTSYMWFLGENDLRIPLFDYETKGCCDGLEKEGVNRNQGAESMLAYLLSHLTVLEAFEKEKTI; encoded by the coding sequence ATGAAAGCAGCTGTCATAACAACCTATCCGCCGCGCGAATGCGGAATTGCCACATTTACAGAAAACCTGATCCGGTCTATTCCGCATGAAGCTGACGGAAAAAAAGAGGAAAACAACATTTTTGTGGTAGCCATGACGGATAAAGACGGAGCTTATGCCTATCCTGACATTGTCAAGTACAGCATCCGCGAAAGCCACCAGAAAGACTATTTAAAAGCAGCTGACTTTATCAACTACAGTGCGGATATTTGTATTCTGCAACATGAGTTTGGCATTTTCGGCGGGAACAGCGGCGTTTATATCCTGCCACTCATCAACCGGTTAAAAGTTCCGTTGATGGTTACCTTTCACACCGTACTGAAAGAACCCACTTTTAGCGAAAAAGCCATCATCACCGAAATTGGAAAAAAGGCGGATAAGATCGTGGTGATGAGTAAAATGGCGGTAAATTTCCTGGAAGAAATTTACCAGATTCCACGCCGGAAAATCACCATTATCGAACATGGATTCCCTGAATTTGACTACCAAAACCACGATGATTACAAGAAAAAGTTCCATCTCGAAGACAAAATTTCTCTTATGACTTTCGGGCTGCTGAGCCGGGGAAAAGGCATTGAAACCGTTATCCGGGCTTTGCCCCGCGTGGTGGAGAAATTCCCGCAGGTAGAATACCTCATTATTGGAAAGACCCATCCGGGCGTAGTCAGGGTTTCCGGAGAAGAATACCGCCATTTTCTGAAACGGCTGGTGCAAAAAAACAAGCTGGGAAAACATGTCGTATTTATCGACAGTTTTTTGGAAGAAAAAGACCTGTGTGCCTATTTGTCAGCTACCGATATTTACATTACACCCTATCCCAACGAAGCACAAATTACCAGCGGCACCCTGACGTATGCTGTGGGAGCCGGAGCAGCCGTTGTTTCTACGCCTTATTGGCATGCGGTTGAATTACTCGACAAAGGTCGTGGGGTTCTCTTTCCGTTCAACGACCATGAAGCATTAGCCGATGTACTCATCGACCTGCTGGAAAACCCGGCAAAAATGAAAGAGATCCGGAATAAAGCCTTTAATTACGGTAAAAAAGTCACCTGGCCGTTACAGGGAAAGAAATATCTAAAAACAGCTGAAACAGCCATCAGAAAACACCAAAAGCCTAAAAATTACAATGAAAAAATTATTGACCCCACCCTGCTGCCGTCACTCAACCTGAGTCATGTAAAACGACTGACCGATGCCACCGGCATCTTACAACATGCCAAATATAATATTCCGGACTATCATCACGGCTATTGTCTTGACGACAATGCCCGGGCGTTGCTGGTGATGACCATGGTACACGAACGGCAAAAAGAACCGGAAGCCATCGATTTGATGTCCACTTATCTTTCTTTTATCAATTATATGCAAAACGAAGATGGCTCCTTCCATAATTTTATGGGATACGACCATCAGTATCTGGATAAAAAAGGTTCGGAAGATGCTTTTGGCCGGGCCGTATGGGCTTTGGGATTTTTATTGGCCCATGCCCCCAACGACGCCTTTTTTCAAATTGCCAAGCACTTGTTCAGCCGTTCCATTCAGCAGTTCAACGATTTGCAAAGTCTGCGCGGGATTGCCAACACATTGATGGGGATCAACTATTATCTGAAACGGTTTCCGTGGGATGAAGGCATGGTAAACATCATGGCCGGCATGGCCGATAAACTGGTGAAAGCTTTTGAAAAAGAAAGTGATGCCGAATGGCAATGGTTCGAACCGATTCTTACTTACGATAACGGACTTCTGCCGGCATCCCTGTTTTGCACTTACGAAAAAACCGAACAGGAAAAATATCTGCAAATTGCTGAAAAAAGCCTTTCTTTTCTTGACAAAACCATTTTCGAAGGCGATCATATCTCTCTCATCGGCAACGAAGGCTGGTTTAAAAAAGGAGGAGAAAGGGCTCGTTTCTCACAACAACCTATTGATGCTATGGCCATGGTGCTGATGTACGAAAAAGCTTACCTGGTAAGCGAAACAAAGAAAGATTATCTCCGTAGAATGTTTACTTCGTACATGTGGTTCCTTGGCGAAAACGATTTGCGTATTCCTTTGTTTGATTACGAAACCAAAGGATGTTGTGACGGACTGGAAAAAGAGGGCGTGAACCGCAACCAGGGAGCAGAAAGCATGCTGGCTTATCTGCTATCCCATCTTACGGTACTAGAAGCTTTTGAAAAAGAAAAAACCATATAA
- a CDS encoding glycoside hydrolase family 130 protein, producing the protein MNYAHSKVKIYRQKISFLPDESRVITKLFGLDKVRIYKVIDRVLKLSEKEKGRILEQIISNFEKRHKNVKRIFKDNFDEIIKHLDITIYNELSLENKLLVGAYFTLEYSIESAALFNPSIVPHPFQTPEDMAARRLKVIISFRAVGEGHMSSVVFRSGTLDETGDIEMDELSHLVEKAKIIHSAEYSKQDFIMKLSDMGQYEWVKSIFDDLLDNFTAEELEESIKHFREKGILTPKEEQAIDTLYWILRSNYEIEFHDDSDISERVIFPRSTTDIRAIEDARFVAFSGGNGKYTYYAPYTAYNGITILPQLIETKDFFRFKISTMTGPGSQNKGMALFPEKINGKYAMISRNDNENLYIMYSDSLNYWENPVLIREPKFFWEFIQIGNSGSPIKTPKGWLLLTHGVGPVRTYSLGAILLDLNDPSKVIGELKDPLLVPRETERNGYVPNVVYACGALLHNEWVILPYAASDTRSGIVKFKLNDLLNQLTPVKN; encoded by the coding sequence ATGAATTATGCTCATAGCAAAGTGAAAATTTACAGGCAGAAAATTTCTTTTCTTCCTGATGAAAGCCGGGTGATTACCAAACTCTTTGGCTTAGATAAAGTGCGCATTTATAAGGTGATAGACCGTGTGCTAAAGCTTTCTGAAAAAGAGAAAGGCCGGATTTTGGAACAAATTATTTCCAATTTTGAAAAAAGGCACAAAAATGTAAAACGTATTTTTAAGGATAATTTCGATGAGATTATCAAACATCTTGATATTACCATTTACAATGAGCTTTCGTTGGAAAACAAATTGTTGGTAGGGGCTTATTTTACGTTGGAATATTCCATTGAGTCGGCTGCTTTGTTCAACCCATCCATTGTACCGCATCCTTTTCAAACACCGGAAGATATGGCTGCACGGCGATTGAAAGTCATTATCAGTTTTCGTGCTGTCGGCGAAGGGCACATGTCGTCGGTGGTTTTCCGGAGTGGCACGCTGGATGAAACCGGCGATATCGAAATGGATGAGTTGAGCCACCTGGTGGAAAAAGCCAAAATCATTCATTCGGCGGAGTACAGCAAACAGGATTTTATCATGAAACTGTCGGATATGGGGCAATATGAATGGGTAAAGTCCATTTTTGATGATTTGCTGGATAACTTTACGGCCGAGGAACTGGAAGAAAGTATTAAACATTTTCGCGAAAAAGGAATCCTTACCCCCAAAGAAGAACAAGCCATTGATACGCTGTACTGGATTTTACGGTCAAATTACGAGATAGAATTTCATGATGATTCCGATATTTCGGAAAGAGTGATCTTCCCCCGTTCCACTACCGATATCCGCGCTATAGAAGATGCCCGGTTTGTGGCTTTTAGTGGCGGAAACGGAAAATACACCTATTATGCCCCTTATACGGCTTACAACGGGATTACCATACTTCCGCAGTTGATTGAAACCAAAGACTTTTTCCGTTTCAAAATCAGCACTATGACCGGCCCGGGTTCGCAAAATAAAGGAATGGCCCTTTTCCCGGAAAAGATCAACGGGAAATATGCCATGATTTCGCGCAACGACAACGAAAACCTGTACATCATGTACAGCGACAGCCTGAATTATTGGGAAAATCCGGTGTTGATTCGTGAACCCAAATTTTTCTGGGAATTTATCCAAATTGGGAACAGCGGTTCTCCCATCAAAACCCCGAAGGGATGGTTATTACTGACCCATGGTGTAGGTCCGGTACGTACGTATTCGCTGGGTGCTATTTTGCTGGATTTGAACGATCCGTCAAAAGTGATTGGCGAATTGAAAGACCCGCTGCTGGTACCTCGCGAAACCGAACGAAACGGCTATGTCCCGAATGTAGTATATGCCTGTGGCGCCCTGCTGCATAACGAATGGGTAATATTGCCTTATGCGGCTTCTGACACCCGTTCCGGAATTGTAAAATTTAAGCTGAATGACTTACTGAATCAGCTCACACCGGTAAAAAACTAA
- a CDS encoding glycoside hydrolase family 130 protein, whose translation MKPVIRYAKNPILTKEDVPYPVATVHNAAVVKHNGKYVMIFRSHLHNGRSILGIADSENGTDFKVRKKPFMTPEDKSPYQEYESWSIEDPRITFIDGEYIITYSAYSPHGIRIGLAKTRDFEKVERFSMITEADYRNVVIFPEKFNGLYARLDRPHSEISPWSIWISYSPDLRYWGESKRIMNPVPYHWDEMKIGPGAPPIKTDKGWLNIYHGVFPTMDGSVYRLGVALHDLNDPSKIIGVSDDWILQPEDPWEITGYVHNVVFSCAAVPEDNGIIRLYWGGADTVMCTGTARIDDLVEMCLTHSRKAIP comes from the coding sequence ATGAAACCCGTGATCCGCTATGCAAAAAATCCCATCCTGACGAAAGAGGATGTGCCGTATCCGGTAGCTACCGTACACAATGCTGCCGTGGTAAAACACAACGGAAAATACGTGATGATCTTCCGATCACATCTTCATAACGGAAGAAGCATCCTCGGCATTGCCGACAGTGAAAACGGAACGGACTTTAAAGTCAGGAAAAAACCTTTTATGACTCCGGAAGACAAAAGTCCATACCAGGAATATGAATCATGGAGTATCGAAGATCCTCGAATTACTTTTATTGACGGGGAATACATCATTACTTATAGCGCTTACTCGCCACACGGAATACGGATAGGGCTGGCCAAAACCCGTGATTTTGAGAAAGTGGAACGCTTTTCCATGATCACTGAAGCCGATTATCGCAATGTGGTCATTTTCCCGGAAAAGTTCAACGGTTTATATGCCCGTCTCGACCGGCCTCATTCCGAAATCAGCCCCTGGTCGATCTGGATTTCCTATTCTCCTGATTTGCGCTATTGGGGCGAATCGAAACGGATTATGAATCCTGTTCCGTACCATTGGGATGAAATGAAAATTGGTCCGGGAGCGCCTCCCATAAAAACCGACAAAGGCTGGCTGAACATCTATCATGGTGTTTTCCCTACGATGGATGGCAGTGTTTACCGGCTGGGCGTGGCATTACACGATTTAAATGATCCGTCCAAAATCATAGGCGTAAGCGATGACTGGATTTTACAGCCTGAAGATCCGTGGGAAATCACCGGTTACGTGCACAATGTGGTATTCAGCTGCGCTGCCGTTCCGGAAGATAACGGTATTATTCGCCTTTACTGGGGCGGAGCAGACACCGTGATGTGTACCGGAACCGCACGAATTGACGATTTGGTAGAAATGTGTTTAACCCACTCAAGAAAAGCCATTCCCTGA
- a CDS encoding glycosyltransferase family 4 protein, which produces MDDILKNKKIAILSPACWRTPPRKYGPWEQVASNIAEGLVNRGYDVTLFATADSLTKGKLEAVCDKPYGEHPEMDAKVCESLHISHFMEMADQFDILHNNYDFLPLTYSRLIKTPMVTTIHGFSSPKIIPVYKKYNSTGWYVSISNSDRSPELDYIATVYNGIYPDDFHFRENHGDYLLFFGRIHPEKGTTEAIEIARQAGMRLIISGLIQDEKYFNEKVKPQIDGEQIVYVGNSGPKQRDKLLGEAYALLHPIRFEEPFGLSVAEAMMCGTPVIAFNRGSMPELILHEKTGFLVQNVHEAVAVLPQVKQLRRNDCRSHALSHFSINKMIDGYVNVYRKILEQVSSGQ; this is translated from the coding sequence ATGGATGATATTCTGAAAAACAAAAAGATCGCTATTTTATCACCGGCCTGCTGGCGCACCCCGCCACGAAAATACGGCCCGTGGGAACAGGTGGCATCCAATATTGCCGAAGGATTGGTAAACCGTGGCTACGATGTCACCCTTTTTGCCACAGCCGATTCGCTGACCAAAGGAAAACTGGAAGCAGTATGTGACAAACCTTACGGCGAACATCCCGAAATGGATGCCAAAGTGTGTGAGTCCTTGCACATTTCTCATTTTATGGAAATGGCGGATCAGTTTGATATCTTACACAACAACTACGATTTTCTTCCGCTGACCTATTCACGACTGATCAAAACCCCGATGGTCACCACCATTCATGGTTTCTCTTCTCCCAAGATCATTCCGGTTTACAAAAAATACAATTCCACGGGCTGGTATGTCTCCATCAGCAATTCCGACCGCAGTCCGGAACTGGATTATATAGCCACGGTGTACAACGGCATCTATCCCGACGATTTTCATTTCAGAGAAAATCATGGCGACTATCTGCTTTTCTTTGGACGTATTCATCCCGAAAAGGGAACAACAGAAGCGATAGAAATTGCCCGTCAGGCCGGAATGCGACTGATCATTTCCGGACTCATCCAGGACGAAAAATACTTTAACGAAAAAGTAAAGCCACAAATTGACGGAGAACAGATTGTGTACGTGGGGAATTCCGGCCCGAAACAACGCGATAAGCTGCTTGGCGAGGCTTATGCTTTGCTCCATCCCATCCGTTTTGAAGAACCATTCGGACTGAGCGTAGCCGAAGCCATGATGTGCGGAACGCCAGTGATCGCATTCAACCGCGGTTCAATGCCGGAACTTATTTTACATGAAAAAACAGGATTTCTGGTGCAAAACGTTCACGAAGCAGTAGCGGTTTTGCCCCAGGTAAAACAACTCCGGAGAAACGATTGCCGCTCACATGCCCTCAGTCATTTCAGCATCAACAAAATGATTGACGGCTATGTAAATGTTTACCGGAAAATTTTGGAACAGGTATCATCAGGGCAATAA